A stretch of Desulfobacter hydrogenophilus DNA encodes these proteins:
- a CDS encoding recombinase family protein, with product MAEVGYIRVSSIDQNTDRQLGGIPLDKTFVDKASGKETNRPAFKTCLEYLRGGDRLHVHSMDRLARNLADLQNTVEGLTGQGIKVKFHKEGLEFTGEDSPMSKLLMQMMEAVAEFERSLIRERQAEGIKKALAKGVKFGRRPKLDATQERKVVALVESGQEKTAVAKKFGISRDTVYRIMRDRKAGKILGPFEVQSELVEV from the coding sequence ATGGCAGAAGTAGGATATATACGGGTTTCATCTATAGATCAGAATACAGACCGGCAGCTTGGCGGCATCCCCCTGGACAAAACTTTTGTGGACAAAGCATCTGGCAAGGAGACTAACCGGCCGGCTTTTAAAACCTGCCTGGAATACTTGAGGGGAGGTGACAGACTGCACGTCCATTCTATGGACCGGTTGGCTCGGAACCTTGCGGACTTACAAAATACAGTTGAGGGCCTAACCGGCCAGGGGATCAAGGTCAAATTCCACAAGGAGGGCCTGGAGTTCACCGGGGAGGATTCCCCCATGAGCAAGTTGCTCATGCAAATGATGGAAGCCGTGGCAGAGTTTGAGCGTTCCCTGATCCGGGAACGGCAGGCCGAAGGAATCAAGAAAGCTCTGGCAAAGGGCGTGAAATTTGGCCGTAGACCCAAGCTGGATGCTACCCAGGAAAGAAAAGTGGTTGCCCTGGTCGAATCCGGCCAAGAGAAAACCGCTGTTGCCAAAAAGTTCGGCATATCCAGAGATACCGTATACCGGATCATGCGGGACCGCAAGGCTGGGAAAATCCTGGGTCCGTTTGAGGTGCAAAGCGAACTTGTTGAGGTTTGA
- a CDS encoding MFS transporter — MADYSINIKRLYLFSFLKMSLFPMAIITLFWKDQIGLSIAQILLVQSIYSVAMVVMEYPSGYLSDRIGYRTALSLASVLGICGWGLYTIADSFLSVLAAEILLLDDPVFKN; from the coding sequence ATGGCTGATTATTCGATAAATATAAAAAGACTGTATCTCTTTTCGTTTCTGAAGATGAGTCTTTTCCCCATGGCAATTATCACACTGTTCTGGAAAGATCAGATTGGTTTGAGCATTGCCCAGATTTTACTGGTACAGTCCATATATTCCGTGGCGATGGTTGTCATGGAGTACCCCTCCGGCTACCTCAGTGATCGGATTGGTTACAGGACGGCTCTTAGCCTGGCCTCGGTTCTTGGGATTTGCGGCTGGGGTCTTTATACCATCGCTGACTCTTTTCTCTCTGTTCTCGCTGCTGAAATTCTTTTACTCGATGATCCAGTTTTTAAAAATTGA
- a CDS encoding transposase has product MKIRNEADVLINKLLPFVEKYTDSLNTELTQSSPGMTLSKSQKFWLGFCITGIILTSSINWAAFSRISVGLYKTTALSWMFRHSKIAWEHLFHLSLKIIFKVYGITKGVVSIDDSDKKRSKCTTKIFGVHKIKDKSTGGFCMGQGLVFLVLITPKLSFPIGYAFHIPDPKISEWTKEDKRLKKAGVPKSERPKKPVRSEEYPTIPMIAKALLKIFVEKHPEIKIEAIVADALYGNAEFMDEASKIAGNAQVISQIRYNQNILLKSDKKSVETYFKNIQPIQKTIHVRGGKEVVVLIKSARIHVCAHKKKRFVIAIKYIGEKDYRYLAASDLTWRYPDIIDAFTLRWLVEVFIQDHKTNEGWGNLTKQPDEDGSYRSLTLSLLVDHCLLLHPDQVASINNKLHARTVGSLCDTVKVDCILSFVEQIIHSDDPESHFKQISVFLKEHFVKANDSQKHMNLNSWGNYQSAPSLKYKAFC; this is encoded by the coding sequence ATGAAAATAAGGAATGAGGCGGATGTGTTAATAAATAAGCTGTTGCCGTTTGTTGAAAAGTATACTGATTCACTGAATACTGAATTAACACAGTCATCCCCAGGAATGACCTTAAGCAAATCACAAAAATTCTGGCTGGGTTTCTGCATCACTGGAATCATCTTGACCAGCAGCATCAATTGGGCTGCTTTTTCACGTATCAGTGTGGGATTGTATAAAACTACAGCTCTTTCCTGGATGTTTCGCCATTCTAAAATTGCTTGGGAGCATCTGTTTCATCTCAGCCTTAAAATTATTTTCAAAGTATATGGCATTACCAAAGGTGTTGTCAGTATTGATGATTCCGATAAAAAGCGTAGTAAATGCACAACAAAAATTTTTGGAGTCCACAAAATAAAAGACAAATCAACGGGTGGTTTTTGCATGGGGCAAGGCTTAGTATTTTTGGTGTTGATAACACCAAAACTCAGCTTTCCAATTGGCTACGCCTTTCATATTCCTGATCCAAAAATCAGCGAATGGACCAAGGAGGATAAAAGATTAAAAAAGGCTGGCGTACCAAAATCAGAACGCCCAAAAAAACCGGTGCGCTCAGAAGAATATCCTACCATTCCAATGATTGCCAAGGCTCTTTTAAAAATATTTGTAGAGAAACACCCGGAAATAAAAATAGAAGCGATTGTTGCAGATGCCTTATATGGGAATGCTGAGTTCATGGATGAAGCGTCTAAAATTGCAGGAAACGCCCAAGTTATCAGCCAAATAAGGTACAATCAAAATATTTTACTCAAGAGCGATAAAAAATCAGTTGAAACATATTTTAAAAATATTCAACCAATTCAAAAGACCATACATGTACGTGGAGGTAAAGAGGTTGTTGTACTCATTAAAAGTGCCAGAATACATGTGTGTGCTCATAAGAAAAAAAGATTTGTCATTGCAATAAAATACATTGGAGAAAAGGACTATCGGTATCTTGCCGCTTCGGATCTGACCTGGCGATATCCTGATATCATAGACGCATTTACACTCAGATGGTTAGTAGAGGTTTTTATTCAAGACCATAAGACGAATGAAGGCTGGGGAAATTTGACCAAACAACCTGATGAAGACGGGTCTTACAGAAGTTTGACCCTGAGTCTGTTGGTTGATCATTGTCTCCTGCTTCATCCTGACCAGGTGGCCTCGATAAATAACAAACTGCACGCAAGAACTGTTGGCAGCCTATGTGACACCGTCAAAGTTGACTGCATCTTATCCTTTGTCGAACAAATCATTCATAGTGATGACCCAGAATCCCATTTCAAGCAGATCTCGGTATTTTTAAAAGAGCATTTTGTAAAGGCAAACGATTCTCAAAAGCACATGAATCTAAATTCTTGGGGGAATTATCAATCCGCCCCATCATTAAAATACAAAGCATTCTGTTAG
- a CDS encoding MFS transporter, whose translation MKGFGQIGEACGAIFSGLLYTTAPLLPFFIQIAVWVLALLLTRTFTEPDRQTSVPKSHIVEALQSTRYALVENRRLRYTLILNIILGLASFYPVWLVQPYMQDGGVPVEWFGPIWAVANLSVTLAALASHRTHLRLGDKSIILLFVLLSLGGYLGLGLVGGVWGFLYYYLLTCMRGLRGPMMLNYAQREISSSNRAGILSLQSLLFRLGFVCTGPLVGKLADRVGVQLTFLFLCGAFALALPPVAWLFVRCLASERGSR comes from the coding sequence ATGAAAGGTTTTGGCCAAATCGGCGAAGCCTGTGGCGCCATTTTTTCCGGGCTGCTGTATACAACAGCCCCCCTGCTTCCATTCTTTATCCAGATAGCTGTCTGGGTTCTTGCATTGCTCTTGACAAGGACGTTCACTGAGCCGGATCGACAAACGTCTGTGCCGAAAAGTCATATCGTTGAGGCATTGCAGTCGACCCGGTACGCTCTGGTGGAAAACCGCCGTTTGCGATACACGCTTATCTTAAATATTATCCTTGGCCTGGCCTCGTTTTATCCCGTTTGGCTTGTCCAACCCTATATGCAGGATGGTGGAGTGCCCGTTGAATGGTTTGGGCCGATCTGGGCTGTTGCCAATTTGAGTGTGACACTTGCAGCACTTGCCAGTCACCGAACCCATTTGCGGCTTGGTGACAAGTCTATTATTTTGCTCTTTGTGTTGCTGAGTCTGGGGGGGTATCTCGGTCTTGGGTTGGTAGGTGGTGTCTGGGGATTTTTGTACTACTACCTGCTCACCTGTATGCGGGGGCTACGTGGCCCCATGATGCTCAACTACGCCCAGAGAGAGATCTCTTCGAGCAACAGGGCCGGGATTCTCTCCTTGCAGTCCCTGCTGTTTCGCCTTGGCTTTGTCTGCACGGGGCCGCTTGTTGGAAAGCTTGCAGACCGGGTAGGAGTGCAGCTGACGTTTTTGTTTCTCTGCGGGGCCTTTGCGCTGGCGCTACCACCGGTCGCATGGCTCTTTGTTCGCTGTCTTGCCTCGGAACGAGGTTCCCGATAG
- a CDS encoding PEP-CTERM sorting domain-containing protein, with protein MKKMLGSLMAGLLMLCFGGIAQATVIDFDDLGSLLTEGTYWGPTPTGFVSDGFLFDFALMNNDYNQTTYSNTYDFPSLEIAAYSNNDSNNPFDIVTVSRDNPFNFIGAMIGGNTYKDTTAWYAASELEITGLLDGNIVGSVTVNPTIGGFSWLDANIMNVDTLVFAADAVDYNYINLGLSNTGSGSYWLMDDFTYTDAVPEPATMFLFGLGILGLAGVNRKKRQK; from the coding sequence ATGAAAAAAATGTTAGGCAGCCTTATGGCTGGTTTGTTAATGTTATGTTTCGGTGGAATTGCACAGGCTACAGTCATAGATTTTGATGATCTTGGCAGTCTCCTCACTGAAGGCACTTATTGGGGTCCTACTCCAACGGGATTTGTCAGTGACGGTTTCCTATTTGATTTTGCATTAATGAATAATGACTATAATCAAACAACATACAGTAACACCTATGATTTCCCTTCATTAGAAATCGCCGCTTACAGTAATAATGATTCAAATAATCCATTTGATATAGTCACTGTATCACGAGATAACCCCTTTAATTTTATTGGCGCAATGATTGGTGGCAACACCTACAAGGATACTACGGCTTGGTATGCTGCCTCGGAACTAGAAATCACAGGCTTACTTGATGGCAATATAGTCGGCTCGGTTACTGTAAATCCTACAATTGGCGGATTCAGCTGGCTTGATGCAAATATCATGAATGTTGACACCCTAGTATTTGCTGCTGACGCTGTTGATTACAACTACATTAATCTCGGATTAAGCAATACAGGAAGTGGCTCTTATTGGTTGATGGACGATTTCACATACACAGATGCAGTCCCAGAACCGGCCACAATGTTCCTCTTTGGCCTTGGTATTCTCGGTCTTGCTGGAGTAAACAGAAAGAAACGTCAGAAATAA
- a CDS encoding transposase — protein MNKGYNEFSRQKTTFFRRPPQVKSSKAQIITKFHKIPDIKFEDQQLTSFSGLLIFQLFFKRIELKDKLQKCFSNLKLSPIFGHHLVVMLLIIHLILGFRRLREIDYYRDDPLVLRLMGLKKLPDVSTISRSLSQMDTQSIGNLRRLSRSFVMNVNYNSREGRIESHKM, from the coding sequence ATGAATAAAGGTTATAATGAGTTTTCGAGACAAAAAACAACCTTCTTCAGGAGGCCACCCCAAGTGAAGTCCAGTAAAGCACAAATTATTACTAAATTCCATAAAATTCCTGACATTAAATTCGAAGATCAGCAACTCACTTCCTTTTCAGGTTTGTTGATTTTTCAACTATTCTTTAAACGGATAGAATTGAAGGACAAACTCCAAAAATGCTTTTCTAATTTGAAACTATCCCCCATTTTCGGTCATCATTTGGTTGTGATGCTGCTTATTATTCACCTGATCTTGGGTTTTAGGAGATTGCGGGAAATTGATTATTACCGGGATGACCCTCTTGTTCTCCGCTTAATGGGATTGAAAAAGCTTCCTGATGTTTCAACAATTTCAAGAAGTCTATCCCAGATGGACACTCAAAGCATTGGAAACCTTCGTCGGCTGTCCAGGTCATTTGTGATGAACGTCAATTATAATTCCCGAGAGGGGCGCATTGAATCGCACAAAATGTAA
- a CDS encoding integrase catalytic domain-containing protein: protein MSFQAKRELLANVAPRYREENKKHKSVILNEFILATGYSRKYAIRLLSLKELPVVRRIKKPRPRIYNSDVQEALKIAWAASNYIASKRLAPFLKDLVPTLERYGHLELNDETRSQLISISPATIDRILKPIRNNGLNMSTTKPGKLLKHQIPIRTFTDWEEDEPGFFEADLVAHCGWSMEGEFLYTLVLTDIATGWVECIALPYRSGSAVIHALDKAQELIPFPILGIDTDNGTEFINTELIRYCEKEKITFTRGRAYKKNDQCYVEQKNGIVVRQIVGYDRFEGHHAYMQLSELYRAVRLYVNFFQPSMKLKKKWRDNSKIKKTYDAAQTPFQRLKQAVQIQKETNEKLELVNYSLDPVLLLKQIQFLQDALWKHVTLAKQPSSGKNEDRQPLYGFKLPLTTEEPTEKNNDNLILEPGIIKRRQYRKTEKPRAKHWWRTRKDPFEDAWDEVCSWLENDPEKTAKSMLSKLQEKYPGQYTKGQLRTLQRRVKAWREKAIITYDDNLLKRNPLAEDTRIGDLKAITVDTQKMEKGKLTV from the coding sequence ATGAGTTTTCAAGCAAAAAGAGAATTGTTGGCAAATGTTGCTCCCCGATATAGGGAAGAAAATAAGAAGCACAAATCAGTTATTTTGAACGAATTCATTTTAGCAACTGGATACTCGCGTAAATATGCAATCCGGTTACTGTCTTTAAAAGAGTTACCGGTTGTGAGAAGAATTAAAAAGCCACGGCCAAGAATTTATAACAGTGACGTTCAAGAAGCATTGAAAATTGCCTGGGCGGCTTCAAACTATATCGCCTCAAAAAGGCTTGCCCCGTTTTTGAAGGATCTGGTGCCGACTTTGGAACGTTACGGACACCTTGAACTTAACGACGAAACCCGTTCTCAACTTATTTCAATAAGCCCCGCAACGATTGACCGAATTTTAAAACCAATAAGAAACAATGGCCTGAATATGAGTACAACCAAACCCGGAAAACTTCTTAAACATCAGATTCCGATAAGAACATTTACTGATTGGGAGGAAGATGAGCCTGGTTTTTTTGAGGCTGACCTGGTAGCACATTGTGGCTGGAGCATGGAAGGAGAATTTCTTTATACATTGGTTTTGACAGATATCGCCACAGGTTGGGTCGAGTGTATTGCTCTACCATACCGCAGTGGTTCTGCTGTTATTCATGCTTTGGATAAAGCCCAGGAATTGATACCTTTTCCAATATTAGGGATTGATACTGATAACGGAACTGAGTTCATCAATACTGAATTGATCCGTTATTGCGAAAAAGAAAAGATAACTTTTACCAGGGGAAGAGCATATAAGAAAAACGATCAGTGTTATGTTGAGCAGAAAAACGGAATAGTTGTAAGGCAGATAGTCGGGTACGATCGTTTTGAAGGTCACCATGCTTATATGCAACTCTCTGAGTTATATCGGGCAGTACGCCTTTATGTGAATTTCTTCCAACCTTCAATGAAGCTGAAAAAAAAATGGCGAGATAACAGCAAAATAAAGAAAACATATGATGCTGCACAAACCCCATTTCAAAGGTTGAAACAAGCCGTCCAGATCCAAAAGGAAACAAATGAAAAGCTGGAATTGGTAAACTATTCTTTGGATCCGGTTCTTCTGTTAAAGCAAATTCAGTTTTTACAGGATGCGCTGTGGAAACATGTAACTTTGGCGAAACAACCTTCCTCCGGTAAAAATGAAGATAGGCAGCCTCTATACGGTTTTAAATTACCATTAACTACGGAAGAGCCTACTGAAAAAAACAATGACAATTTGATTTTAGAACCTGGCATTATAAAAAGGAGGCAGTATAGGAAAACGGAAAAACCGCGTGCCAAGCACTGGTGGCGAACCAGGAAGGATCCTTTTGAAGATGCTTGGGATGAGGTCTGTTCATGGTTGGAGAATGATCCTGAAAAGACCGCCAAATCAATGCTTTCAAAACTTCAGGAAAAATATCCAGGACAATACACAAAGGGGCAGCTGAGGACTTTACAGCGGCGGGTCAAAGCCTGGAGGGAAAAAGCCATTATTACATATGATGATAATCTTTTAAAACGTAATCCTTTGGCTGAAGATACCAGAATCGGGGACCTCAAAGCTATAACAGTGGATACCCAAAAAATGGAAAAGGGAAAGCTTACTGTATAA
- the drt3b gene encoding antiviral reverse transcriptase Drt3b: protein MPDIIKVNTNDKLRTLLTDVLPYELPLWFSNFTMYQRFSTPAHANAYRNISGLAFESGTGVYIPLEYSVSRGGDKSPRAISIMHPAAQLKVCDFYHKYDELIKYYCTKSKHSLRHPYRKSTKFYGKTQEGSKLTGGVENVDEERIVSTSYFKYKKYPFLYRFFESYEYHKLEKQFHSMLQVDVSKCFPSIYTHSIGWAVKNKRLAKVNPKAHGNFDGEFDNLMQLSNYRETNGIIIGPEVSRIFAEIILQKIDLNLVDKMTLNKYQISKDYDFRRYVDDFFVFFRSENVKSAFIKALESSLLEYKMYLNEAKTTIAHRPFATDISLAKHALSHAVGEYYNSRYKKKDTDLESIIQLKKPSYSANKTITKIKMALANYKVEYHSISNYLFSAIAKRMLSYLSKISEVEHKDEFHLNWLLVDLDVLFFVHAMDIRIRPTDRLARLIHDLLEKTANWQESHKEILHKKIFDHVKQSINIFINHADDMIGLETLNLLIILTMLPSKYKLPENKLKKYFGSLEKNSETNDFYFRWITFMLYIENKPEYQQLRGELINSAENHLLNSIDMFISSEYFMFYFDYLACPYIDAPVRKKMIEEVKKITFDNKQNQVEFNVNKQSQIVLNKDFIVSWRDPKYLKNSLKKKEYIFPYN, encoded by the coding sequence ATGCCTGACATCATTAAAGTAAATACCAATGACAAATTAAGAACGTTACTAACGGATGTTCTTCCCTATGAGTTGCCGTTATGGTTCTCAAATTTCACAATGTATCAGAGGTTCAGTACGCCAGCGCATGCTAATGCGTACAGGAATATTTCGGGTTTAGCTTTTGAAAGTGGCACTGGCGTATATATCCCTTTGGAATACTCTGTAAGTCGAGGAGGGGACAAATCACCACGTGCAATATCAATCATGCATCCGGCGGCTCAGTTAAAAGTTTGTGATTTTTATCATAAATACGATGAGTTGATAAAATATTACTGTACAAAATCAAAACATTCCTTAAGACACCCTTACAGAAAATCAACTAAGTTCTATGGTAAAACTCAAGAAGGCTCAAAACTCACTGGCGGCGTTGAGAATGTAGACGAAGAAAGGATTGTTTCAACCTCTTATTTTAAATACAAAAAATATCCTTTTCTATATCGTTTTTTCGAATCTTATGAGTATCATAAGCTTGAAAAACAGTTTCATAGCATGCTCCAGGTTGATGTGTCTAAATGCTTTCCCAGTATTTATACACATTCAATTGGTTGGGCGGTAAAAAATAAGCGTTTAGCCAAAGTAAACCCAAAGGCTCATGGGAATTTTGACGGAGAATTCGATAATTTAATGCAGCTCTCAAATTATCGTGAAACGAACGGAATAATCATAGGCCCTGAAGTAAGTCGGATTTTTGCGGAAATTATTTTGCAAAAAATTGATTTAAATTTAGTTGATAAAATGACGCTAAATAAATATCAAATTTCGAAAGATTATGACTTTAGACGCTATGTTGATGACTTTTTTGTTTTCTTTCGTTCTGAAAATGTTAAATCGGCTTTTATAAAAGCATTAGAATCAAGCCTGTTGGAATATAAAATGTACTTGAATGAGGCTAAAACAACAATAGCCCATAGGCCATTTGCAACTGATATATCTTTAGCGAAACACGCATTAAGCCATGCTGTTGGTGAATATTATAATTCGCGTTATAAGAAGAAAGACACAGATTTAGAATCCATTATTCAATTAAAAAAGCCAAGTTATAGCGCTAACAAGACAATAACAAAAATCAAAATGGCTCTGGCCAATTACAAGGTTGAATACCATTCAATTTCTAATTATCTATTTAGTGCAATCGCAAAAAGAATGCTCTCCTATTTGTCAAAAATATCTGAAGTTGAGCATAAGGATGAATTTCATTTAAATTGGCTGTTAGTTGATTTGGATGTGCTGTTTTTTGTGCATGCAATGGATATACGGATAAGACCAACGGATCGATTGGCACGGTTAATTCATGATCTGCTTGAAAAAACTGCGAATTGGCAGGAAAGCCATAAAGAAATACTTCACAAAAAAATTTTTGATCATGTTAAACAATCAATCAATATATTTATTAATCATGCGGATGATATGATTGGGCTTGAGACATTAAATCTCTTAATTATTTTAACAATGCTTCCTTCAAAGTATAAGTTACCGGAAAATAAATTAAAAAAGTATTTTGGTAGCTTAGAAAAAAATTCAGAGACTAATGATTTCTATTTTCGCTGGATAACATTCATGCTCTATATAGAGAACAAGCCAGAATATCAGCAACTACGTGGTGAGCTGATTAATTCAGCTGAGAACCATTTGCTGAACAGCATTGATATGTTTATATCTTCTGAATATTTTATGTTCTATTTTGATTATCTGGCTTGCCCATATATCGATGCGCCAGTAAGAAAAAAAATGATAGAAGAAGTTAAAAAAATAACCTTTGATAATAAGCAAAATCAGGTCGAGTTTAATGTAAATAAGCAAAGTCAAATAGTGCTTAATAAAGACTTTATTGTCAGTTGGAGAGATCCAAAATATTTAAAAAATAGCTTAAAAAAGAAAGAGTATATTTTCCCTTACAATTAA
- the drt3a gene encoding antiviral reverse transcriptase Drt3a codes for MHGLPRGLSISSTLAELYLEALDKKVASHPDVIYNARYVDDIIVLTPAGMERNVQTDISAFLNERGLNLNNNTDKYYSGSSQSAEFDYLGYSIKVKQKKNKPNEVSLKISQPKLNKLKSRIAISFSNHKKQKNIALLKRRLEYLCMLKRVRKGKNGHLLAGLAHNYQYVTDGFECLKALDGFLCQQLSNPRYGLSQQEQNKIKKISIYGNAKKRNVGKFTKKKAAQIMQVWKNA; via the coding sequence ATGCATGGTTTACCAAGAGGATTATCAATAAGCTCTACACTTGCAGAGCTTTATTTAGAAGCGTTAGATAAAAAGGTAGCCTCTCATCCTGACGTGATATATAACGCACGATATGTTGATGATATCATTGTTTTAACACCAGCAGGTATGGAACGTAACGTACAAACTGATATTTCAGCTTTCCTGAATGAAAGGGGTCTGAATCTCAACAATAATACGGATAAGTATTATAGTGGTTCTTCACAGTCAGCAGAGTTTGATTACTTGGGTTATTCAATTAAGGTCAAACAGAAAAAGAATAAGCCAAACGAAGTATCTTTAAAAATTTCTCAACCAAAGTTAAATAAACTTAAATCCAGAATAGCAATCAGTTTTAGCAATCATAAAAAGCAAAAAAACATCGCCCTTTTGAAAAGAAGACTTGAATACCTTTGTATGTTGAAACGTGTACGAAAAGGAAAGAACGGCCATTTGTTAGCTGGGCTTGCTCACAACTACCAGTATGTGACTGATGGATTTGAATGTTTAAAGGCTCTTGATGGGTTTCTCTGTCAACAATTGTCCAATCCTCGGTACGGGTTGAGTCAACAAGAACAAAATAAAATTAAAAAAATATCAATATACGGAAATGCAAAAAAACGAAATGTTGGGAAGTTTACCAAGAAAAAAGCAGCTCAAATAATGCAAGTATGGAAAAATGCCTGA
- a CDS encoding IS701 family transposase, with product MFILRDLLLPLQAVFSNTVQGQKRKVWFVYTLLAVLVPFTSSITSNLLRALQTLFGLKLKSQRFYAFMASPTLPWKGLWHTMWGMIPSPAVKERILLVLDDSINPKSGKKIFGCAYFHNHASKSNQSSYPWSQCILAVGLLKKIKSRWACLPLDFRFYMMKKDIEAESATATRKGEVLHFEDKMAQAATMITDIRNYYKQPVLIVTDSWFGNNGLWSRLDRRNEGSFHLLSRMRTNIILYDFAPVATGTPKAGRPRKYGLRLGSVDDCAGRLKENSQSYRVFLYGKKREVLAYSQTVMLKTMKCRVRVVWVYRKTRYVALMTTDMRLSVEQIIEYYGARWKIESGFKEIKQEIGSSKSQVRNSEAVLNHLNFCMMSTTLTWIYADRLENAPDRRYKIRGRAGFAFSDVRRIIAEAALSSDFYSVCPVPAQTPQKSFVKILLRMVA from the coding sequence ATGTTTATATTACGTGATTTGCTATTACCTCTGCAAGCTGTATTTTCTAATACTGTTCAGGGACAGAAACGGAAGGTCTGGTTTGTATACACGCTATTGGCTGTGTTGGTTCCATTTACATCATCAATCACCTCTAACCTGTTACGTGCCCTGCAAACTCTATTTGGTTTAAAGCTGAAAAGTCAGCGCTTTTATGCCTTCATGGCAAGCCCAACATTACCATGGAAAGGACTATGGCATACGATGTGGGGAATGATTCCGTCACCAGCTGTAAAAGAACGAATTCTGCTAGTACTGGATGATTCCATAAACCCAAAGAGTGGAAAAAAAATTTTTGGTTGCGCATATTTTCACAACCATGCCTCAAAGTCTAACCAAAGTTCGTATCCATGGTCACAGTGTATTCTGGCAGTAGGATTATTGAAAAAAATAAAATCCAGATGGGCCTGCCTGCCTCTTGATTTTCGATTTTATATGATGAAAAAGGACATTGAGGCAGAATCTGCGACTGCCACACGGAAAGGAGAGGTTCTTCATTTTGAAGACAAAATGGCACAGGCGGCCACAATGATAACGGATATTCGAAATTACTATAAGCAACCGGTGTTGATTGTGACAGATAGCTGGTTTGGCAACAATGGCCTCTGGTCCAGGTTGGATCGTAGAAATGAAGGCTCTTTCCACCTGCTTTCTCGTATGCGAACAAATATTATTCTGTATGATTTTGCACCTGTCGCTACAGGAACACCTAAGGCTGGCCGTCCACGAAAGTATGGCCTACGTTTGGGTTCTGTGGATGATTGTGCAGGGAGGTTGAAGGAGAACTCCCAGAGTTATAGGGTTTTTCTCTACGGCAAAAAAAGGGAAGTGCTGGCGTATTCACAAACCGTTATGCTGAAGACGATGAAGTGTAGGGTGCGGGTTGTCTGGGTTTATCGAAAAACACGGTACGTTGCCCTCATGACCACAGATATGAGGCTTTCGGTTGAGCAAATTATAGAATATTATGGCGCGCGCTGGAAAATTGAATCAGGATTTAAAGAAATTAAGCAGGAGATTGGCAGTTCAAAATCACAAGTTCGGAATTCGGAAGCCGTACTGAATCACCTTAACTTCTGCATGATGTCCACAACGCTGACATGGATCTATGCTGACCGGTTGGAAAATGCACCCGATCGAAGATATAAAATTCGGGGACGAGCCGGATTTGCATTTTCTGATGTGCGGCGGATAATTGCGGAGGCGGCATTGAGTTCTGATTTTTATAGTGTTTGCCCTGTGCCAGCGCAAACCCCACAAAAATCTTTCGTCAAAATCCTGCTACGCATGGTTGCATAG
- a CDS encoding ATP-binding protein, whose amino-acid sequence MKEDFISDKRRVSYLAATYNRIYRGQSVLMEGDFGAGKTRFLKLLHPKKLHAVWVESLFNIHETLAAILKELNYEATATYRRTPQYLKMICNLSNCFIIIDEANDLDTRVWPYLKRIIDAGVPIVFAGLPNVRTYLSRNHPDILSRLKTLILYPIEVEDFIEKYKDIQQEAVEQIYMSVKGDMRKFKEICTDCRDRAKELNHQFVDINLALEFISDLPPQ is encoded by the coding sequence ATGAAAGAGGATTTTATCAGTGATAAACGAAGGGTCTCATACTTGGCTGCCACTTATAACCGGATCTACAGAGGCCAAAGCGTGCTCATGGAGGGTGATTTTGGTGCAGGAAAAACTCGGTTTTTAAAATTGCTGCATCCCAAAAAGCTCCATGCTGTATGGGTTGAGTCTCTGTTCAACATACATGAAACCCTGGCCGCGATACTTAAGGAATTAAATTATGAGGCCACCGCCACCTACCGCCGAACTCCCCAGTACCTGAAAATGATCTGTAATCTCTCCAATTGTTTTATCATTATAGATGAGGCCAATGACTTGGACACCCGGGTTTGGCCATATCTTAAACGGATTATTGATGCCGGGGTTCCCATCGTATTTGCAGGACTTCCGAATGTGAGAACTTATTTGAGCCGGAACCATCCTGATATACTCAGCCGGTTGAAAACCCTGATTTTGTATCCCATAGAGGTCGAGGACTTCATTGAAAAATACAAAGATATCCAGCAGGAAGCCGTTGAACAGATTTATATGTCCGTTAAGGGCGATATGCGCAAATTTAAAGAAATCTGTACAGACTGCCGGGACAGGGCAAAGGAGTTAAACCACCAATTTGTTGATATTAATCTTGCCCTGGAATTTATATCAGATCTCCCTCCTCAATAA